From Elaeis guineensis isolate ETL-2024a chromosome 16, EG11, whole genome shotgun sequence, a single genomic window includes:
- the LOC105059329 gene encoding protein DETOXIFICATION 49-like: MCDSNTLSPNRTLLASLVDHKHPSPPILKPRQPGELALALVETKSILSLALPMVLSGLLFYSRSMISMLFLGRLGRLPLAGGTLAIGFANITGYSILSGLATGMEPICSQAFGADKHSPLLRLALRRTVLLLLTASLPIAALWASMHRLLLLCGQDPDIAAAARSYILSSLPDLLLQSFLHPLRIYLRAQSITIPLTYCAALALLLHLPINYLLVSVQKLGIQGVALASVFANLNLLILLVIFIYFFGIHNTTTGDDGELHHTKDGFTAWKSLLGLAIPSCISVCLEWWWYEIMILLCGLLLDPKSTVASMGILIQTTSLLYIFPSSLSYGVSTRVGNELGANRPDPARRAAAVGLSCGAALGLAALVFAVSVRNAWAAMFTESAEIMKLTAAVLPILGLCELGNCPQTAGCGVLRGCARPRTAANINLVSFYGFGMPVAVGLGFYVGLDFPGLWLGLLAAQAACVAAMLSVVRDTDWKLQAERAQRLARGAVESNALVVKVVVDGSDESNGKEATKTGVSDGDDKPSFIVSVKIDGSTVLT; encoded by the coding sequence ATGTGCGACTCCAACACCCTATCACCAAACCGCACACTACTCGCCTCCTTGGTCGACCACAAGCACCCGAGCCCGCCCATTTTAAAGCCGAGGCAACCCGGCGAGCTCGCCCTCGCCCTGGTCGAGACCAAGTCCATACTATCCCTGGCCCTCCCCATGGTCCTCAGCGGCCTCCTCTTCTactctcgatccatgatctccatgCTGTTCTTAGGCCGTCTCGGCCGCCTCCCTCTCGCCGGCGGCACCCTCGCCATCGGCTTCGCCAATATCACCGGCTACTCTATCCTCTCCGGCCTCGCCACTGGCATGGAGCCCATCTGCAGCCAGGCCTTCGGCGCCGACAAGCACTCCCCCCTCCTCCGCCTCGCCCTCCGCCGCaccgtcctcctcctcctcaccGCCTCCCTCCCCATCGCCGCCCTCTGGGCTTCCATGCACCGTCTCCTCCTCCTCTGCGGCCAAGACCCCGACATCGCCGCCGCCGCCCGCTCCTACATTCTCTCCTCCCTCCCCGACCTCCTCCTCCAATCCTTCCTCCACCCCCTCCGCATCTACCTCCGTGCTCAGTCCATCACCATCCCTCTCACCTACTGCGCCGCCCTCGctctcctcctccacctccccATCAACTACCTCCTCGTCTCCGTTCAAAAACTCGGCATCCAAGGCGTCGCTCTCGCATCAGTCTTCGCCAACCTCAACCTTCTCATCCTCTTGGTTATTTTCATCTACTTCTTTGGCATCCACAACACTACCACTGGCGATGATGGTGAGCTGCATCATACGAAAGATGGCTTCACCGCCTGGAAATCTTTGCTCGGCCTCGCGATACCGAGCTGCATTTCGGTCTGCCTCGAGTGGTGGTGGTACGAGATCATGATCCTTCTCTGCGGCCTCCTCCTCGACCCGAAATCCACCGTCGCCTCCATGGGAATCCTCATCCAGACCACCTCCCTCCTATATATCTTCCCCTCGTCGTTAAGCTACGGCGTGTCCACCCGTGTCGGCAACGAGCTCGGTGCAAACCGGCCGGACCCCGCGCGGCGGGCGGCGGCGGTCGGTCTCTCGTGCGGGGCGGCGTTAGGCCTGGCGGCGCTCGTCTTCGCGGTATCGGTGCGGAATGCGTGGGCGGCGATGTTTACGGAGAGCGCGGAGATTATGAAGTTGACGGCGGCGGTGCTGCCGATACTGGGGTTGTGCGAGCTCGGGAACTGCCCGCAGACGGCTGGGTGCGGGGTCCTGCGGGGCTGCGCGCGGCCGCGGACGGCGGCGAATATAAACCTGGTGTCGTTCTACGGGTTCGGGATGCCGGTGGCGGTGGGGCTGGGGTTCTACGTGGGGTTGGACTTCCCGGGGCTGTGGCTGGGGTTGCTGGCGGCGCAGGCGGCGTGCGTGGCGGCGATGCTGTCGGTGGTGCGAGACACCGACTGGAAGCTGCAGGCGGAGCGGGCGCAGCGGCTCGCGAGAGGCGCTGTCGAGAGCAACGCTTTGGTAGTCAAAGTCGTCGTCGACGGCAGCGATGAAAGCAACGGGAAGGAAGCAACAAAGACGGGAGTTTCGGATGGGGATGACAAGCCTAGTTTCATTGTTAGCGTAAAGATTGATGGATCCACCGTATTAACTTAa